The DNA sequence TCATCGTCCTCCGTTATGGACGACGGAGATGATTGCAACCCGTCGTCATCAATCCAGAGAGTGGGTCTTATCATTTGATCTCAACCTGGTGATCTTGAAGCCACTTTTGGTGGCACAAATTAATATGGATCTCCATAGTGGTAACAATCAGTGGGCGAAGAAGAACATCAAAGAAGTGCCCctcttttttataaaaatgaatcGTATGGTTTCAATTAAATGGGTAATAGCTTTTGTGAAAGAATCTGTAATGTTTCCGCAGTTCTGGAGCGGACTGTGGGCAGAGAAAGGTTGAAGGAGGATGTTTGGTTGTGTGAATGGAGACTTGAAAATGGACAGGACAGGTGTCTGTTGAAACCCCACCTAAACTTGTAACCTAGTGCCAATTTACCCATCAACTTTATTTTCAATCAATTACCTCcctaaacatttatttattgcCAAATTCCCTTTTGCTGTTTAAATTTCTCACATTTTATCCATGATTCACAATAAAAGTAggatttaaaaatgaaaataaaaaaccacatCTCTCACTTCCCCTCTCCTACCCAATTGTAACCCTTCTCATCCACCCCAAACCACCAGCCACCCCTAATCTCATATCAAATTCATCCGCCTACCGCTTCCCTCAAATTTAGCCCCAGTACCACCCCGCCATAACCCACTCACCCCACAACCTCCAATGGCAGGTCTCAGATTCCCGATTCAAGTCATGATCCCCCTTCCCTTCTCCCTGCAAACCCACCTTCTCGCAGCCCATCTATTGCCACATCAATAGCTCCttgttgctctctctctctctctctctctctctctctctctctctctctctctgcgacTGTTTTCGAAGCCCACCCACAGAACCACAGCCTCCAATGGCATGTCGTAGGTCCCAGGTGCTAATTCAAAAATGGCAAAATATGTTTGCTTCTAAATGACAATTTTGCCCTCCAAACTAACGGAATCATGGATGAAATGTGTGATATTTAACTGAAGATGGGAATTTGGCCATAAATAAAAGTCTAAGGGAGTAAGTGGTTAAATTTTAAGTTCAAGAAGTAAATTGGCAGTACGATACAAGtttaggggggaatttcgacaAATAGGCCTTATCCAAAAAGATAAAGAGATACTATACTTATTTGATGTGATTATCAAAGTgagtaattaattaaagggtaaATTTAGATATAAGGAACTTACTtgtttcaactttgtcaaaggcATATAATCTTCTATACGGCTTTGAACATCCGAGGGAAGAAGAGGgagaatattatccaaattaatATCCATACCGTCTTCAAGTGCTTGTTGTACCTTTTTTATTATCCGCAACTTCATATCCTTATTCAACCTGGTGGGAACGCCTCTTTTAAATAACCATAATTCTATATCTCGACCTTTTTCTTCCATCTTCTGTTTGAGTAGCATCTTGCGTTTGTGATCTTCTCTTCTTGTAGTTTCAAATTGCATATACATCTATTCAACAGGTAAGAAATTGATAAGAATTAGATTGTCATATTGGATAACAACTATTTTTCTTTGAAGTTGAATGTCATCAGTATATTAGATTTTTAgtctaagatctctcacttataagtgaagtgGAATACcattaaaccgtagtactaagtgacaccattgttgagttttaaagccAAATAAGACAAGCAAATAATGACAATAAATTACAATTACAACAAATATAACAGTTACAAGAAGAAGGACTTATGGGATTGAATTTTAATGGCCAAACAATTGTGACGTGATTGGTGATATGCTTGTCATTTACAACACCAAATTCAAATGAACAAGATAGAAACTAATTAAGCTCAGAACGCGAAACATGCCCAACCTAACCAACCTAAGAATAATTCGGATGGGTtggtttgtttattttcttaggTGGCAATGTGTTTGAAAAATTCCAACCCAAGCCTATTGGAATGGCCAACGAGTTAAAGTCCAACTCAACCAACCCACCCTAATCTACTTTTGGTTCTAATCTTGTGATGGAATACAATATCATGAACATATGTAGGTATCTTATTGTAGCTATACAATGAAATTCATAATAATATACACCTAACCAAAGGACCACAATTAAAATCTAACATACATAACAAGAGATAAAACTAGAACACGGTCATACGGTGTTACTATCTCATTCAAATTACACAcagatttgatttttattattatatccTAAAACCGAGAATATCATCTATGTCATCTACTTATATGATAACATTTAGAATAATATATTACATGGTAAGTATTCCTGTTACAAGTAGAATTTTCTTATACATGGCATTTAGATttagtgaaagaaaaaaattcatactTAACATATATGTAGTTTATGAATACTTAACATATATTAGATTAGAGTGAATTTGATGGATATCAAAATCTTCACATATCAAGTTTACATAGTTGGAGTGATTAATAGCACTTAATGATAGACATACGAAAAGTTTTTTAAGCAAACCTGCAAATTTCCGATGAGATATAAAAACAGAAGCAAGCCACTTATAGAAATAAAAACCGTATAGAGATTCTCCCATCCATCAGCACTTGGCTCTAGATTTGAACCAAAAGAACtgcaaaaatgaaattaatggATCATTATATAAGATATCGAATTTCAAGTTATAAACTTACAGATTTACAACCATTTTTCCGAGGGTTTATTTGGTTCTATGGTGCCTTATTCCTAAAATTTATCCAAGAtaacatttttttctctcaacttGATTTTTAATCTCTACGAGGCCTTCTACTCGACTCTATTTCATAGAAGCAATACCTTAGGTTCTCGATGTGATTTATAccctcaacaaaaaaaattgatataaatTGTGAACAAATTAAGGGACCTTAAAAAGTCTAAATTTTTCAACAAAGAAAGACAAAAATGTACAAACCTTAAATTTCGCAAACCCCACCAGAAACAGTTCAAGAACTTTTTGAAATAACTGGTTGATCCCACAATACCATATTTAAGCACAGTAGCAAATATACCAAAATCAAAGAACATTGTGTCTGATGAATTGTCACCAACACTGACAGGGCATAAATCATTTAGAATTGTGGTATTTCTAAAGAAATGGTGATCATGACAACCAAACATTCTGTTATCACATCCATCATTTTTTCGACATGCAGAATGCCAACAAATCATCATTCGTTGAATAGCAAAAAAATACCACAGGGCTCCGGCTAcctgaaaattaaacaaacaaataaaaagcctgaggaaattattaatattttagatGCTATGGTTACTTCAAAATAATCATTTCACGCTCTTTCCAATAAACAAAAGTGAGATCAAGATAATAAgaattgatttgacaaaaaaaaaaaaaaaaaaggatatttATTGAAACTTACATGACTAGCAATGATGTACATAGAGAAATTGAGTAGACCTTTAATCCATATCGGTGTCTCTCTAATCTCGTCAttaagaggttttttttttagttctttAAATGAGAGGTAGATGCGAAGAACTCGTGGTACATATTGCAACAGAGTGAAAACGTTCATAAGAACCATCCTTGTTGTAGTCAAAGATCTCATGTCACCCatttttgagaagaaaatgaGGATTGCCACCTGGATACCATTCATTAGTAGTGCCAACAGTAAAATTTGATGGATGAATAACAACATTGTCTAGAACACAAAATGAATATTCTCTAACAAAGTGTATGTGAGACccaaacatatattatattgtGTGTCAGTTTTGTGCATTTAACACGAAAAAATCCGTTTTGGCCACAGGCAAAGCAAATAGGGAAAACAATTACTCCAAGAAAGGGATTTAAGTTCTTACCTGTGAAAGGGGAAGAAGAGCTACAATGTCAATTAAGATATCATATGACGCCCATATTGTCTTGGCTATTCTTGGCACACAAGATTTCAgcacaaaattaaaattcagcCGGTGTTGTCCATCTTTAAGTTCATCGATTAAACCCGAATAGTTCTCAGATCTATAAATTCGAATAATGATGTCCATTAAATAGAAAAAATCTGTGAGTGTTCTTAAAAGAAGAGTGAATATCTTCAACTTTGGATCTAACATAAGGCACTTGATATCATCCTTCAGAATAGGAATGTAGAGGAACAATGGATCCAATATGATAGCACACAAACACGATGATATAAATATATTCTTCCAATATTTCTGATCTAGAGACTCATCAGGTTTTTGAGTTTTCTCTGTCCATATGCAACTTACTTCCATATGCGAGTTTTCCATTCTAGCCTTTGGATTTGAATTTCAGGATTACTGGACAAAACACAACTAATATAATTAGTAGTTGTCCTAATAAAACCAAAATTTCTCAAGATATAGTGTTGGAGCGCTTATAACTGTCGGATTTGATCTAGTAATTGAAATTTGTTGAACATTCATCAAATCTGATGATCATAAGTGCTCTGTAACTCCGGTTGCACcgaaaaaaatcataaaatagtTGACGCAATATTTtggtgaaaaaagaaaaaaaaaagaaattgctcaaacttacttttcttttttttttggcagaaAATAGAATTGAATCTTGGAgctaaaactttgaaattttgcaGATAAAGTAGTATATCCACTTCGAAACCAAATTTGAGATTTCAAATTTCTATAACTGAAATGTTCAAGTCGAGTGGATATATGGATGCAGTAGTCCACGTTTTGTAGAAGTGAATTCAAGTAAACCTGTTCAAGTGGGCAAGTTTTTTGAATCTGAGTGTCATGTCGCATCACAATTGAGGTGGGCCTCCCCTGTCTGATGCTTATCCACTCGGGCCACTTATTGCCCGAAACATCAGAAGAGCGGCAGCTCTCCCTTtcgtctctatttctctctcactctcttcttTCTATAACCCAACAACTTtacaaagtgaaataaatgcCAACAGCgttttttccttttccaattGAGAGTCAATTGTGTCGGCTACATACAATTTTTGTTTGAAACTAAGTCATCATAACCATTACAATGTTGAGTGGCTTTCTCACGGTGCAAAGCTCCACACAAGATGAGCTACAAATTTAATATTCTTCAAACTGAAAAAAGTAACGtgcatttcttttgttttatttcttgaaACCTTTGGTGAAATAATAACTAGGTAACTCAAACGGACAACACTATTTGTGTTTGGCATAGCAAACATTTGAGGGTTtatttttgctcatcattgTAAATTATAATGTATGCATATCATACGTCTAATCATCTATCACGTATCTTTTTACTTAACTTTGGTTGATTTTttcctaaatttaaaaaaatattaatcaaaattaaataaaacaacaCGTGACAAATGATTATCCAAAAAATCACCAAAGGTGCATATTTTCTATTTCTCATACTCTTTTTCAAAAGAtgcatcttttttatttctcactcTCTTTTTTACACTATCTCTTGCTAAAGATGCATAATTTCTATTTCTCATTCTCTTGTTCCAAAGGTGCTTCCTCTCTATTTCTCACTCTCTTTTTCTAAAAGTGCATGTAATactagagaaaataaaaattttaaactaaatttacaaattaaatgatatggttgtaaataattaaatatcaattaacgttcttatttcttattaataaaatatcatttaatttgtaaatttaattaaatttttttccctAACATTATTTAAAAAAGGAGAGTGTTAGCTCTCAAATTGGACTTTCGGCTAATTTCTGCTCTCTTCTATCTGTAAGGCTAATTTCTAATTCATAAAGCGGAATGGTTGTCAATtgctctttcttctttttcaaacGTGTGGGCCACTATCAATTATTGCGTGAATAGTAATTTCCGGGTGTTCCGTCAAATTAAATTGCTCAagcacattttattttattaaaacattaattttttaaattaataaaagataATATTATTATTCTAATTACATTATTTTCCACGACCTTCTTCCTCTCCCTGGAAAGATCTTTTCCTctccttttccctttttctcGGTCTTCTTCTCTGTGCTCTCTACTGCTTCGGCTTCTTCTTCCAAATCTTCCGAGCTCTTGGACACCACCCCTCctatcttcctcctcctcctcctcttccgcTTCTTCTGACCTCCGACGGTGAAATCGACGAATCCCCCGATTCCGACTCCGGGCTCTCAGCCACCACCCCTGACTAATTGGATTGAGCCGGAGcaccttttcttgtttttgggcAAGAATTGCCCAATTGCCTTACCAATGCGGTGTTGCTCTAAACGCCACACGGAATAAGCctcaaattcaaaaaatttcctATTTTAAAATACGAAATAAAAAACGGAAAGTGTAGGTCTAAAAAGACCATTTATTTAGGCTCACTTTTATTATGACGTGATTGTTAATAATTGGGtcttgtgataaaaaaaaattattaaccgTAATTTGTGATGAAAACTGTTAGTAATCTGTACTACAAGTCAAACAACCTTTGATATTATGTCAAACTAGCAAAGACGATCTCGGTGCTACGTGTTTTCAAACCATATAAAACATGTAAAACTCTATTTATATACATGTAGAAATATCAGAACCCTTCAATACGCATCACTTGACGTTAAGAAAGTTTGACATTAAGGAACAAAATAAGAAGCAAAATAGCTTGAAGCATGTTGCAATCATGCTCCctattttttaatcaaatttgaaataaaacaactaaataatcTTAGGATCTCCTTAACAACACTCCTCCAGCCACTCTCTAATTTAGATAGTCAGAATTAGTACGATCCAATAGAAATAACGTTTTAATTTAAAGTACAATTTAAACAGTTAATTTTTCACTCCCCTTAACATTTCTTATCTGCTGTATAGTTGTTTCTTCATTACATCATTTGGATGCATCATTGAACAAAGATGGTGTGGGGTTCAACTTTGTTTAATTGTTTCTTGATTAAGCCATTTTTTTTGTAGACATTTTCCGTTTTGCCAGATATCTCTgtttctatctctctctcccttgttTTAAGCTCTCTCAATTTATCAAGTTGTACTAAATTAAGCTTTCGTTATTGCAAAAGATGGTTTGGCTTTTACATACTGTTGGATTAATTTTCAGTCTTCTTTGTCCCTTCCTTTCCCCCACCTCTATTCATAACTCATTTttcttatgtattttttaatttcaaaagcaaaataatataaaaaactaTAACATATAAAACAAATTAGATAGTTTGCAATCATGTTAACATTTTCAAGCAACAATTAAGATTTCTAATCAACTTGGATCCATGCCAGCACAAGAACTATCACCTATCTCACCATGTGGctaataaacataaacaaagaTCTATCACCAATCACGACCAAGATATATTTTTTAGTGTGCATCAAACATGAGGTGGTATATCATTTGTCGTTATATAAgtagagagattttttatttcaagtgtCTCTCCACTTGTTTAATAATAGGCGTATGTGCCCGTGTTCTGAACACACTAGAAAATATCTCGTCAGCAAGCGACTAATAACCATAAACAAAGACCCAGAGCCTTTATCCAAAGCGATTCCTTTTTTATTGTTATAAGAATTTGGACTAATCGTGGGGAGTGACATCctacatcgtccaggggagtagatcttgtaaaccttatatgtatattctcatctctacctagcacgaggccttttaagagctcactggtttcgggttccatcggaactcctgaAGTTAGGTGAGTTCGctcgagagcaatcccaggatgagtgacccactggaaagttctcatatgagttcccagaaacaaaattgtaagggcgtggtcggggctcaaagtgaataatatcatgttacgatggagtcgagcccgggatgtggtgggggctcagGTCGGGATGTGGCATAGGGCTCACTCTACTTCGAACTTTAACGGTTTAAACCATGTTTCTTTTTCAAATcttcattcatagatcatccttacaaaaaaaaatcaattaaatactTGAAATATTTTCGATTTGACTAACATTTTGCAATGATGATCTATAAAgtgcaatttaaaaaataaatggtttGAATATTGAAGTTCGATGTAAAGTAAGCTCCACAACCAGtattcattttataaaaaaaattgaaacccctTTAGATTAATGTTCAATCTTCTTTGTCCCTTCCATCCAACTACCTTTATTCATAACTCATTTTTCTTATGTATTTTATAATTCCAGGTGTCATTCTACTTGTTTAATAACATATGACATTTATGTCTGTACTCCGAACATGCTAAAAAATCACTCGTCACCAAGCGACTAATAATCATAAACAAAGACCCAAAGCCTTTATCCAAAGCGAtttctattttctttatttacaaaaaaattggaCTATTTGTGAGGCTAACTCTACTtcgaattttaacgatccgGATTATGTCTATTTTTTAAGTCTTCATTCATAGACTATccatacaaaaaatcaattagatAGATGGGTTGAATGTTGAAGTTAGATGTGGAGTGAACCACACAACTAGTCCCCatttctataaaataaaatattaaaaaaaaagataatgttagagagactaaatttagaaacaaaatttgcaaacgaaatgatgtgtcaccaataataaTGAACACCTAtatcaatgtttaagtaataaactaatcatcaactttcatgttctttaatttagaaattttaatttttaaatttaatcttcctaacattatctataaaaaaaaaaaataggaatccCTTAAAACTAAGGGCCTGAACAAAGACCTACGTCAGCAAGTGAACTAAGGTTTATGTCAGCAAGTGGCTAATAAACATTTTCAATCAACAATtaaataagggtaaattacaaaaaattacctcaactatgggtcaaatgacactttcatacctcatctgtgacatcccacatcgcccaggggagtgatccttaaatgtatattccaatccctacctagcacgaggccttttgggagctcactggcttcgggttccgtaggaactccgaagttaagcgagaagggggctagagcaatcccatgatgggtgacccactgggaagttgctcatgagttcccaaaaacaaaaccgtgagggaatggtaagcccaaagcggacaatatcgtgctacggtggtggagcgggcccgggaagtgatccgccccgggccgggatgtgacaaattggtatcagagccaatccctggccggaaatgtgccgacgaggacgtcgggcccctaaggggggtggattgtgacatcccgcatcgcccaggggagtgatccttaaatgtatattccaatccctacctagcacgaggccttttgggagctcactggcttcgggttccgtaggaactccgaagttaagcaagaagggggctagagcaatcccatgatgggtgacccactgggaagttgctcgtgagttcccaaaaacaaaaccgtgagggaatggtaagcccaaagcggacaatatcgtgctacggtggtggagcgagcccgagaagtgatccgccccgggccgggatgtgacatcatcttttaaaattgacaatgtcgtacctcatcttacgaatttgtgtcaatgttataccttccgttagcttggccgtttatttctcagttaaatactgacgtggcttgatccggaacccatttttattaaaaaaattaataaaaaattattaaaaacaaaaaaaaaatcatttaatattatttaaatattaaaattcaaaattttcaaacatttttcattaattttcctttataacAATGTGTTTGTTTTATATTGCAATTAAGCTAATTGATCTAACCATATCCCCTCGATGCTTTTTTTTTAGAGACATCAATTAGCTACAGAAATGTGCTACATCCGTAATTCAATGTATCACTTGTAAATTAAAGTCGTTTAAAATACGTAAGTGTGAAACGAATAAATTAGTCTTATACACTCGTTGTCGCATTGTTTGACTCGAACCTTGCACTGACGTTTTCCGCAACTGGCCCCCCCTTCTTGTCATTTTTCAGTTGTCCTTTCCTGCAAGATTCGTTATGGATTTCTAATCTTTTTACCGAATactttggctttttttttaaaattatttatttatttattttgctttAACCCTTTTTGCACgccaaataaaataatagagaattgacctttttttttttttttttttgtgtatttacaattaatttaattagatgCTTTACTTTGGTTTCTAAAATTAATCCGGTAGTAACCAAAGGTGACTATGacaacaataaacaaaaaaagttgaagatcaatcatttgacaataataataaacaaataaatacggAAGGTCTCGAGTTCGATACTTATAGTTATAGTTAGTGAGTCTGTTTGACTGTGGTCACGAATAGGATAAAAATCCTCATAACCTCTCCGCATAAGGTAAGTAACCATGACTTGTCATtagttttttctctttttaagaaaaaaggaaaaaaaaaaagttgactaTTACCCGATtggttttgattattttatgTGGCATTTTCTTCCAAGTTTGGTACGATGTCATTGTTTCCAAATTTTGATATAAACATCATGTAATACAAacttataaataatatttattaaggttctaaaaaactcTAGGTGCTAGTCGAGCGGTGGGCTGACATCTAACACCTAGGCAGCTAGGCGGTGGCTTTAgtggatttaggtaaatttcttgtatatcttgtaaacaagtgcatattgacatttacaaaaaattatacttgtatgaaatccatagataagataataaaataatgataaaatgcaaaaagagtatccaacaagtccaaaatttaaaaacacattaagcatatatgtcatATAATCATAGTGAGaagtattgtaggatgacacatTTATAAGAAGTTCACAATTTTAAACCACTTAGACTtagatatgattttttttaaaaaaaaatttcattaggAATTATTTTATGTGGCATTTTCTTCCAAGTTTGGTACGATGTCATTGTTTCCAAATTTTGATATAAACATCATGTAATACAAacttataaataatatttattaaggttctaaaaaactcTAGGCGCTAGTCGAGCGGTGTGCTGACATCTAACACCTAGGCAGCTAGGCGGTGGCTTAAgtggatttaggtaaatttcttgtatatcttgtaaacaagtgcatattgacatttacaaaaaattatacttgtatgaaatccatagataagataataaaataatgataaaatgcaaaaagagtatccaacaagttcaaaatttaaaaacacattaagcatatatgtcatATAATCATAGTGAGaagtattgtaggatgacacatTTATAAGAAGTTCACAATTTTAAACCACTTAGACTtagatatgattttttttttttaatttcattaggAATTATTTTATGTGGCATTTTCTTCCAAGTTTGGTACGATGTCATTGTTTCCAAATTTTGATATAAACATCACGTAATACAAacttataaataatatttattaaggttctaaaaaactcTAGGCGCTAGTCGAGCGGTGGGCTGACATCTAACACCTAGGCAGCTAGGCGGTGGCTTAAgtggatttaggtaaatttcttgtatattttgtaaacaagtgcatattgacatttacaaaaaattatacttgtatgaaatccatagataagataataaaataatgataaaatgcaaaaagagtatccaacaagtccaaaatttaagaacacattaagcatatatgtcatATAATCATAGTGAGaagtattgtaggatgacacatTTATAAGAAGTTCACAATTTTTAACCACTTAGACTtggatatgattttttttttttaatttcattaggaaaaaaaaaaaaaccgcctaGCCCCTCCTAGCCCACCTAGAGCCCATCCGATTTTTCCCACAGATTTGCAAGAAAACGCATCAGCTCATCACCGCCCAACAACTAGACGCCAGCTAGGCCCTTTTTTAGAGCATTGATATTTATCATACTAATGCAAAATATAGATAGTAAACAATATTTTCAATACGCATCTACAATGTGACGacgattttttttcaattgtgcAAATTACTGGTAGCACAAGTACATCACAAGTtttgtgttttgaattttttgccTCGAATAAAGAAtagtttgataatttttataaaagctGGAAGGTAAGAAATATTAGAGAACTCAAAACAATCTTTGGAAAAGTCAATTAAGAAGGAGAAGCTCGCAAGTGGCCATTTACTATAGTGGTATAAATGTGTTATATCCAGGGTTGGCCCTGAGGGTAGCCCAAGTAGGGGCTCGCCTAGGGCCCTCACTTCGAAGGGGcccccaaatttttttatatcctgtaaataatataaaaatacaaaaaaaaagagagatatcataattcatttgttGGTGCGGTGGAAATGTTcggctttctttttctttggagtgTTGAGTTCAAAACACAGAGATGCCTTTTTTAGTcactaaatttttcttttttttcaaatttatccaTCTGTCCAACTCCCAATCCATCTGTccaaatgcatataaagttataaaactcaagtccatttgcaatctttttttctttcaacttcccAATCTCCCCATTTCTATTGAATTTTTAAACTATCACATGGTCTTAAAGATTGTACTTtaaggtaatcaaaactttgaatttatatttttctctttcaataattttttattcaatg is a window from the Pyrus communis chromosome 16, drPyrComm1.1, whole genome shotgun sequence genome containing:
- the LOC137720951 gene encoding cyclic nucleotide-gated ion channel 1-like, whose protein sequence is MENSHMEVSCIWTEKTQKPDESLDQKYWKNIFISSCLCAIILDPLFLYIPILKDDIKCLMLDPKLKIFTLLLRTLTDFFYLMDIIIRIYRSENYSGLIDELKDGQHRLNFNFVLKSCVPRIAKTIWASYDILIDIVALLPLSQVAILIFFSKMGDMRSLTTTRMVLMNVFTLLQYVPRVLRIYLSFKELKKKPLNDEIRETPIWIKGLLNFSMYIIASHVAGALWYFFAIQRMMICWHSACRKNDGCDNRMFGCHDHHFFRNTTILNDLCPVSVGDNSSDTMFFDFGIFATVLKYGIVGSTSYFKKFLNCFWWGLRNLSSFGSNLEPSADGWENLYTVFISISGLLLFLYLIGNLQMYMQFETTRREDHKRKMLLKQKMEEKGRDIELWLFKRGVPTRLNKDMKLRIIKKVQQALEDGMDINLDNILPLLPSDVQSRIEDYMPLTKLKQVPMLRGIDEHVLKIIRQKFEPVRYTESENSFIIQKGEQLDKMVYIVDGFVSIEERSSDDSRRGAEELCGEELLRWPFCLYFPYEKPLATESVKAIGVVEALALNLSDLESVSS